One region of Scophthalmus maximus strain ysfricsl-2021 chromosome 13, ASM2237912v1, whole genome shotgun sequence genomic DNA includes:
- the timm13 gene encoding mitochondrial import inner membrane translocase subunit Tim13 — protein sequence MDGFGSDFSAGGSGGKMDTGTIMEQVKVQIAVANAQELLQRMTDKCFKKCIGKPGSTLDNSEQKCIAMCMDRYMDAWNTVSRTYNSRLQRERARM from the exons ATGGACGGGTTCGGCTCCGACTTCTCGGCGGGCGGGTCGGGCGGGAAGATGGACACCGGCACCATCATGGAGCAGGTCAAGGTCCAGATCGCGGTGGCTAACGcgcaggagctgctgcag AGGATGACAGACAAATGCTTCAAGAAGTGCATAGGAAAACCTGGAAGCACACTGGACAACTCTGAGCAG AAATGTATTGCCATGTGTATGGACCGGTATATGGATGCCTGGAACACCGTGTCCCGGACGTACAACTCCAGACTACAGAGGGAAAGGGCTCGCATGTGA